The Nesterenkonia xinjiangensis genome contains a region encoding:
- a CDS encoding pyridoxal phosphate-dependent aminotransferase: MTAPSSRISARIGAIAESATLAVDAKAKALKAAGEDVIGFGAGEPDFPTPDYIVSAAVEAASEPRFHRYSPAAGLPELRQALAEKTTRDSGFAVEPSQVLVTNGGKQAVYNTFATLLDPGDEVILPTPYWTTYPEAIALAGGVTREVFAGPEQGYRVTVEQLEAALTERTKVLLFVSPSNPTGAVHSPEATAEIGRWAAEKGLWVVTDEIYEHLTYDGAPFTSIASLPELAEQVVVLNGVAKTYAMTGWRVGWMVGPADIIKAAANLQSHATSNVANVSQMAALAAVTGPLDAVEEMKTAFDRRRRAMVDGLNAIAGFSCPTPEGAFYAYVDVRGALAGGERPAEIAGRTPETSAELAELILEEAKVAVVPGEAFGPSGFLRLSYALGDEDLARGLTRIQELLGTA; this comes from the coding sequence ATGACTGCCCCGTCCTCCCGCATCTCCGCCCGCATCGGCGCCATCGCGGAGTCCGCGACCCTCGCCGTCGACGCCAAGGCGAAGGCCCTGAAGGCCGCCGGCGAGGACGTCATCGGCTTCGGGGCCGGCGAACCGGACTTCCCCACTCCGGACTACATCGTCTCCGCGGCCGTGGAGGCGGCCTCCGAGCCTCGCTTCCACCGCTACTCGCCCGCCGCCGGCCTGCCCGAGCTGCGCCAGGCCCTGGCCGAGAAGACCACCCGGGACTCCGGGTTCGCCGTCGAGCCGAGCCAGGTGCTGGTCACCAACGGCGGCAAGCAGGCCGTCTACAACACCTTCGCGACGCTGCTCGACCCGGGCGACGAGGTCATCCTCCCCACCCCGTACTGGACGACCTACCCGGAGGCCATCGCACTGGCCGGCGGGGTGACCCGAGAGGTCTTCGCCGGCCCTGAACAGGGCTACCGGGTCACCGTGGAGCAGCTGGAGGCCGCACTGACGGAACGCACCAAGGTGCTGCTGTTCGTCTCGCCGTCCAATCCCACCGGCGCCGTCCACTCCCCCGAGGCCACCGCCGAGATCGGGCGCTGGGCAGCCGAGAAGGGCCTGTGGGTCGTCACCGACGAGATCTACGAGCACCTGACCTACGACGGCGCCCCCTTCACCTCGATCGCCTCGCTCCCCGAGCTGGCCGAGCAGGTCGTGGTGCTCAACGGCGTCGCCAAGACCTACGCGATGACCGGCTGGCGTGTGGGATGGATGGTCGGGCCCGCCGACATCATCAAGGCCGCCGCGAACCTGCAGTCCCACGCGACCTCCAACGTCGCCAACGTCTCCCAGATGGCGGCGCTGGCCGCCGTGACCGGGCCGCTGGACGCCGTCGAGGAGATGAAGACCGCCTTCGACCGGCGCCGCCGCGCCATGGTGGACGGGCTGAACGCGATCGCCGGCTTCTCCTGCCCCACCCCTGAGGGCGCGTTCTACGCCTATGTGGACGTCCGTGGGGCGCTGGCCGGCGGGGAGCGGCCCGCCGAGATCGCCGGCCGCACCCCGGAGACCTCCGCCGAGCTGGCCGAGCTGATCCTGGAGGAGGCGAAGGTCGCCGTCGTGCCGGGGGAGGCCTTCGGCCCCAGCGGCTTCCTGCGGCTGTCCTACGCACTCGGCGACGAGGACCTCGCCCGCGGCCTGACGCGGATCCAGGAGCTGCTGGGCACCGCCTGA
- a CDS encoding 6-phosphofructokinase, which translates to MRIGLLTSGGDCPGLNAVIRSAVLHGIKSYGDEFVGFRSGWRGLIEGDYMELSRQDVRGLAREGGTILGTSRTHPYNHPKGGPENIRKAMRRHDIDAVIAIGGEGTLAGARRLAVDGIPVVGVPKTIDNDLKATDYTFGFDTAISIATDAMDRLRTTGESHHRCMVAEVMGRHVGWIALHSGMAAGAHAILIPEQKVSLDQINEWVEQVHSRGRSPLVVVAEGFIPEGAEEAVAGKGQEADGRPRLGGIGEWLTHQIEERTGIETRNTTLGHIQRGGNPTGYDRVLATRFGIKALDLVHEQAWGHMASLRGTEIVKVDLAEALDGLKEVPLPRYEEAKILFGR; encoded by the coding sequence ATGCGCATCGGACTCCTCACCTCCGGCGGCGACTGCCCCGGTCTCAACGCCGTCATCCGCTCCGCCGTGCTGCACGGCATCAAGAGTTACGGCGACGAGTTCGTCGGCTTCCGCAGCGGCTGGCGCGGCCTCATCGAGGGCGACTACATGGAGCTCAGCCGCCAGGACGTGCGTGGCCTCGCGCGCGAAGGCGGCACCATCCTCGGCACCTCACGCACCCACCCCTACAACCACCCCAAGGGCGGTCCGGAGAACATCCGGAAGGCGATGCGCCGGCATGACATCGACGCCGTCATCGCCATCGGCGGGGAGGGCACGCTGGCCGGCGCCCGACGCCTGGCCGTCGACGGCATCCCGGTGGTGGGCGTGCCCAAGACGATCGACAACGACCTGAAGGCCACCGACTACACCTTCGGCTTCGACACCGCGATCTCCATCGCCACCGACGCCATGGACCGGCTGCGCACCACCGGCGAGTCCCACCACCGGTGCATGGTCGCCGAGGTCATGGGCCGTCACGTCGGCTGGATCGCCCTGCACTCCGGCATGGCGGCCGGTGCGCATGCGATCCTCATCCCGGAGCAGAAGGTCAGCCTGGATCAGATCAACGAGTGGGTCGAGCAGGTCCACTCGCGCGGTCGCTCCCCACTGGTCGTGGTCGCCGAGGGGTTCATCCCCGAGGGCGCGGAGGAGGCCGTGGCCGGCAAGGGCCAGGAGGCTGACGGGCGTCCCCGCCTGGGAGGGATCGGCGAGTGGCTGACCCACCAGATCGAGGAGAGGACCGGGATCGAGACCCGCAACACCACGCTGGGACACATCCAGCGCGGCGGGAACCCGACCGGCTACGACCGCGTGCTCGCGACCCGCTTCGGCATCAAGGCGCTGGACCTGGTCCACGAGCAGGCCTGGGGGCACATGGCCTCGCTGCGCGGCACGGAGATCGTCAAGGTGGACTTGGCAGAGGCACTGGACGGCCTCAAGGAGGTTCCGCTGCCGCGCTACGAAGAGGCCAAGATCCTCTTCGGGCGCTGA
- a CDS encoding GNAT family N-acetyltransferase — protein MSLTEQTRQIVKLAWSRMLRLEDTDLDLGDPSVRVEAVEDDAAAVTFVRLFDRTVIFGPSEVVGDARRLDDDLLAQERTLLDLVRAHHGGARALGAAQLFYCEEPPQVSPPSGVAVSFEPEHVAELMAACPADDVAGSGLADAVWAATLVADRASPQDPQIAEEQVLSAAGREVWQQMIAQLGVLSHPEHRGRGHGRCIAAVAMEEAFVDGLIPQWRAALENPSSRRAAIRLGFTLAGSQTTVVLE, from the coding sequence ATGTCGCTGACCGAACAGACCCGGCAGATCGTCAAGCTGGCCTGGTCCCGCATGCTGCGCCTGGAGGACACCGACCTGGATCTCGGAGACCCCTCCGTGCGGGTGGAGGCGGTGGAGGACGACGCCGCGGCGGTGACGTTCGTGCGGCTCTTCGACCGCACGGTGATCTTCGGGCCCTCCGAGGTGGTGGGCGATGCCCGACGTCTCGACGACGACCTCCTGGCCCAGGAACGCACGCTGCTGGACCTGGTGCGAGCCCACCACGGCGGGGCGCGGGCGCTCGGCGCGGCTCAGCTCTTCTACTGCGAGGAGCCGCCGCAGGTCAGCCCGCCGTCCGGCGTCGCCGTCTCCTTCGAGCCCGAGCATGTCGCCGAGCTGATGGCCGCCTGTCCCGCCGACGACGTGGCCGGCTCCGGGCTGGCCGACGCCGTCTGGGCGGCCACGCTGGTGGCTGACCGGGCGTCCCCGCAGGATCCGCAGATCGCCGAGGAGCAGGTGCTCTCCGCCGCGGGCCGTGAGGTCTGGCAGCAGATGATCGCTCAGCTGGGCGTGCTCTCCCATCCCGAGCACCGCGGTCGCGGGCACGGTCGCTGCATCGCCGCGGTGGCGATGGAGGAGGCGTTCGTGGACGGGCTGATCCCGCAGTGGCGAGCCGCCCTGGAGAATCCATCCTCCCGCCGAGCGGCGATCAGGCTGGGCTTCACGCTCGCGGGCTCACAGACCACCGTCGTGCTGGAATGA
- a CDS encoding YgfZ/GcvT domain-containing protein — protein sequence MQRQGAVAAGREDSGVAAHYGDPTGEQRALEGGRAVVDLSHLAVVTVSGPDRLSWLSTLSSQQTAALQPGESSELLLLDISGRIEHDAAIVDDGETAWLITEAAHGPRLAGWLDSMKFMLQVEIVERTAEVAVLGSTTALPQEAESAGVLPVRWEDPWPRLCEGAVSYAAVAEEDHPAVDWSWRLTLVERPRLMEVVASLEEQGWRPAGTFAAEALRIAAWRPRLAHEVDEKTIPHELDLIRTAVHLSKGCYRGQETVARVHNLGHPPRRLVFLHLDGSEHTLPTVGSEVLAPADVDAATRESMERERSVGTVTSVARHHEMGPIALALLKRRVGPEARLVVRDAEAESFYAAAQEVIVRPDAGKTVGRPQGDFLRGPR from the coding sequence ATGCAGCGCCAGGGTGCAGTGGCCGCCGGCCGGGAGGACTCCGGCGTCGCGGCCCACTACGGCGACCCCACCGGGGAGCAGCGCGCCCTGGAGGGCGGACGTGCCGTCGTCGACCTCTCCCATCTGGCGGTGGTCACGGTCTCGGGGCCGGATCGGCTCTCCTGGCTGAGCACCCTCTCCTCGCAGCAGACCGCCGCCCTGCAGCCCGGCGAGTCGAGCGAGCTGTTGCTGCTGGACATCTCCGGCCGCATCGAGCATGACGCCGCGATCGTCGACGACGGCGAGACCGCCTGGCTGATCACCGAGGCTGCGCATGGCCCGCGGCTGGCGGGCTGGCTGGACTCGATGAAGTTCATGCTGCAGGTGGAGATCGTCGAACGCACCGCAGAGGTCGCCGTCCTGGGCTCCACCACGGCGCTCCCTCAGGAAGCCGAGTCTGCCGGAGTGCTGCCGGTGCGCTGGGAGGACCCCTGGCCGCGGCTGTGCGAGGGCGCGGTCAGCTACGCCGCTGTGGCCGAGGAGGACCACCCCGCCGTGGACTGGTCCTGGCGCCTGACCCTGGTGGAGCGGCCCCGACTGATGGAGGTCGTCGCCTCCCTGGAGGAGCAGGGGTGGCGGCCGGCCGGCACGTTCGCCGCCGAGGCGCTGCGCATCGCCGCGTGGCGGCCCCGGCTCGCCCACGAGGTGGACGAGAAGACCATCCCGCATGAGCTCGACCTGATCCGCACGGCCGTGCACCTGTCGAAGGGCTGCTACCGCGGCCAGGAGACCGTCGCCCGCGTGCACAACCTCGGCCACCCCCCGCGTCGGCTCGTGTTCCTGCATCTCGACGGCAGCGAGCACACCCTGCCGACGGTCGGCTCAGAGGTGCTCGCCCCCGCCGACGTCGACGCCGCCACGCGTGAGTCGATGGAGCGCGAGCGGTCGGTCGGGACCGTGACCTCGGTGGCCCGGCATCACGAGATGGGTCCGATCGCGCTGGCCCTGCTGAAACGCCGCGTGGGACCGGAGGCGCGACTGGTGGTGCGTGACGCCGAGGCGGAGAGCTTCTACGCCGCGGCCCAGGAGGTCATCGTGCGTCCCGACGCCGGCAAGACGGTCGGTCGTCCGCAGGGGGACTTCCTCCGCGGCCCGCGCTGA
- a CDS encoding FABP family protein, whose translation MELPTDLTPELAPLYWLLGSWEGEGRLGSGEESDPTFTQRVTFRDSGLEFVEYRAESWLTDESGSRLRPLSVESGFWALDRPRADADVGPGLHPADVVPAYKTASEVEQLVNADGSYPITATISHPGSLTELYFGQIKGPQLQIATDAVMRGEHAAEYNGATRMFGLVNSQLFWRWDIRGADGDMEPHASAILDRRASAADPGR comes from the coding sequence ATGGAGCTGCCCACAGATCTCACGCCTGAGCTGGCTCCGCTGTACTGGCTGCTCGGCAGCTGGGAGGGCGAGGGCCGCCTGGGCTCCGGCGAAGAGTCGGACCCCACCTTCACCCAGCGTGTCACATTCCGCGACTCCGGCCTGGAGTTCGTCGAGTACCGCGCCGAGTCTTGGCTCACCGACGAGTCCGGTTCCCGGCTGCGCCCGCTGAGCGTGGAGTCCGGATTCTGGGCGCTGGACCGGCCGCGCGCCGACGCCGACGTCGGCCCCGGGCTGCATCCTGCCGACGTCGTGCCCGCCTATAAGACCGCCTCCGAGGTGGAGCAGCTCGTCAACGCGGACGGTTCCTACCCGATCACGGCGACGATCTCTCATCCCGGGAGCCTCACGGAGCTGTACTTCGGCCAGATCAAGGGGCCGCAGCTGCAGATCGCCACAGATGCGGTGATGCGTGGCGAGCACGCCGCGGAATACAACGGGGCCACCCGCATGTTCGGCCTGGTGAACAGTCAGCTCTTCTGGCGCTGGGACATCCGCGGCGCCGACGGGGATATGGAGCCGCACGCCTCCGCGATCCTGGATCGCCGAGCGTCAGCTGCTGACCCGGGACGCTGA
- a CDS encoding response regulator transcription factor, producing MAQVLLLSDAPDDALPSLELLTHRVRVFPAEAASIVRAPNADLTLVDARRNLAHVRSLCQLVKSSMLTPIVVIVAEAGLPTLNESWQVDDFVLSDASPGEVDARIRLAAVEVEEENPTGEIRAGGITIDETTYMATIDGRLLNLTYKEFELLKHLTLHPGQVFTRDRLLHDVWGYDYFGGTRTVDVHIRRLRAKLGPDHESLIGTVRNVGYRLVVDDAGRAGRAARTGDGDGD from the coding sequence ATGGCTCAGGTGCTGCTGCTCTCTGACGCCCCCGACGACGCCCTGCCATCCCTCGAGCTCCTCACCCACCGGGTGCGTGTCTTTCCGGCCGAGGCCGCCTCAATCGTGCGGGCCCCCAACGCCGACCTCACCCTGGTGGACGCCCGCCGGAACCTCGCCCACGTCCGTTCCCTGTGCCAGCTGGTGAAGTCCTCCATGCTCACCCCGATCGTGGTGATCGTGGCCGAGGCGGGGCTGCCCACGCTCAACGAGTCCTGGCAGGTCGACGACTTCGTGCTCTCCGACGCCAGCCCTGGCGAGGTCGACGCTCGGATCCGGCTGGCCGCCGTCGAGGTGGAGGAGGAGAACCCCACTGGGGAGATCCGGGCCGGCGGCATCACCATCGACGAGACCACCTACATGGCGACCATCGACGGCCGGCTGCTGAATCTGACGTACAAGGAGTTCGAGCTGCTCAAGCACCTCACCCTCCACCCCGGTCAGGTCTTCACCCGCGACCGCCTGCTCCATGACGTGTGGGGCTACGACTATTTCGGCGGCACCCGCACCGTGGACGTCCACATTCGCCGCCTCCGCGCCAAGCTCGGCCCGGACCACGAGTCGCTGATCGGCACGGTGCGCAACGTGGGATACCGCCTGGTCGTCGACGACGCCGGGCGTGCGGGCCGCGCGGCGCGCACCGGAGACGGCGACGGCGACTGA
- the mshD gene encoding mycothiol synthase gives MSSEETQIAPETTIELSGGAPTPDQVDALVELAHAAEEADANPPFSEQTLVELHKAADSGAMDAPLRVAYAWAAPDEGSTDHQYLLAGAGVVVLGGEGSPDVLELVVRPNCRQHGIGGQLATTLADDVLAPQPGRIQRAWAHGEHDAAALLAVRHGWAPVRELWRMRLTSLDEIPSPRLPETVTIRPFETGRDEQAWLRANVAAFADHPEQGRLTREDLDARMAEEWFEPSGFLLAEEDGQLLGFHWTKVHPGEDGGSEPLGEVYVVGVVPDAQGRGLGYSLTLAGIEHLRSQGLGAIMLYVDSDNTPAVELYRRLGFTRWDVDTMYAPVTEPGAEPA, from the coding sequence ATGAGCTCCGAGGAGACCCAGATCGCCCCCGAGACGACCATCGAGCTGAGCGGCGGTGCTCCCACCCCGGATCAGGTGGACGCCCTCGTCGAGCTGGCGCACGCCGCCGAGGAGGCCGACGCCAATCCCCCGTTCTCCGAGCAGACCCTGGTGGAGCTCCACAAGGCCGCCGACTCCGGCGCCATGGACGCACCGCTGCGTGTGGCCTACGCCTGGGCGGCACCCGACGAGGGCAGCACCGACCACCAGTACCTGCTGGCCGGAGCCGGCGTCGTCGTCCTGGGTGGTGAGGGCTCCCCGGACGTCCTGGAGCTGGTGGTCCGTCCCAACTGCCGCCAGCACGGGATCGGTGGCCAGCTGGCCACCACGCTCGCCGACGACGTCCTCGCCCCCCAGCCCGGACGCATCCAGCGGGCCTGGGCCCATGGCGAGCACGACGCCGCCGCGCTGCTGGCCGTCCGTCACGGGTGGGCCCCGGTGCGCGAGCTCTGGCGCATGCGGCTCACCTCCCTGGACGAGATCCCCTCCCCGCGCCTCCCGGAGACCGTGACCATCCGCCCCTTCGAGACCGGCCGTGACGAGCAGGCCTGGCTGCGGGCCAATGTCGCGGCCTTCGCCGACCACCCCGAGCAGGGCCGGCTCACCCGTGAGGACCTCGACGCTCGGATGGCCGAGGAGTGGTTCGAACCCTCCGGATTCCTCCTCGCCGAGGAGGACGGCCAGCTGCTGGGCTTCCACTGGACCAAGGTCCACCCCGGCGAGGACGGCGGCTCCGAGCCGCTGGGCGAGGTCTACGTGGTCGGCGTCGTGCCCGATGCCCAGGGCCGCGGGCTCGGGTACTCCCTGACGCTGGCCGGCATCGAGCACCTGCGCTCGCAAGGGCTGGGAGCGATCATGCTCTACGTCGACTCGGACAACACACCCGCCGTGGAGCTCTACCGCAGGCTCGGGTTCACCCGCTGGGACGTGGACACCATGTACGCGCCGGTGACCGAGCCCGGGGCGGAGCCCGCCTGA
- a CDS encoding NUDIX hydrolase: protein MNPRPSAPAESTGTSSDSIPDSAVPPAGDTLRRVPRRRTEVCADDGTDAQIIAAGALCWRLHRGELEVLLIHRPRYDDWSFPKGKLDPGETIPECAVREVSEEIGLQVRLGVPLPVTRYDVRKNGRPKAKEVWYWAARIIKGTPTPDGQETDEVRWAPVAVAHEMLTNETDREPLEELERLHSRMRLHTSPFVVLRHAKAKPRASWSRAEGERPLAATGKRQARAVERLLTAWRPRLIETSPWRRCVETVAPYVRRHRHKLKHRKSLTEKRAQEDPRKPVHRTRKCLEVLQPTVLCTHRPVLPLVLDELRDWIHDPALLQAMPDADPYLSPGAVLVAQQAVDRGGEIVSVEIYEPFED, encoded by the coding sequence ATGAACCCCCGGCCGAGCGCCCCCGCCGAGAGCACCGGCACCAGCAGTGACAGCATCCCCGACTCCGCCGTGCCTCCCGCAGGGGACACCCTGCGCCGAGTCCCCCGCCGCCGCACCGAGGTCTGCGCCGACGACGGCACCGACGCCCAGATCATCGCCGCCGGCGCGCTGTGCTGGCGGCTGCACCGCGGGGAGCTGGAGGTGCTGCTCATCCACCGGCCGCGCTATGACGACTGGTCCTTCCCCAAGGGCAAGCTCGACCCCGGCGAGACGATCCCCGAGTGCGCGGTGCGGGAGGTCTCCGAGGAGATCGGCCTGCAGGTGCGGCTGGGCGTCCCCCTGCCGGTCACTCGCTACGACGTGCGGAAGAACGGCCGACCCAAGGCCAAGGAGGTCTGGTACTGGGCGGCCCGCATCATCAAAGGCACTCCGACGCCGGACGGCCAGGAGACGGACGAGGTCCGCTGGGCGCCGGTCGCCGTCGCCCACGAGATGCTGACCAACGAGACGGACCGCGAGCCCCTCGAGGAGCTGGAGCGTCTCCACTCACGCATGCGGCTGCACACCAGCCCCTTCGTGGTGCTGCGCCACGCGAAGGCCAAGCCGCGCGCCAGCTGGTCCCGCGCCGAGGGAGAGCGCCCGCTGGCCGCCACCGGCAAGCGGCAGGCCCGGGCCGTGGAACGGCTGCTCACCGCCTGGCGGCCCCGGCTCATCGAGACCAGCCCGTGGAGACGCTGCGTGGAGACCGTAGCTCCCTATGTCCGGCGGCACCGGCACAAACTCAAGCACCGCAAGTCCCTCACCGAGAAGCGCGCCCAGGAGGACCCCCGCAAGCCGGTGCACCGCACCCGCAAATGCCTGGAGGTCCTGCAGCCCACGGTGCTCTGCACCCACCGTCCGGTGCTGCCCCTGGTGCTCGACGAGCTCCGCGACTGGATCCACGATCCGGCCCTCCTGCAGGCGATGCCCGACGCCGACCCCTACCTGAGTCCCGGGGCGGTGCTGGTCGCCCAGCAGGCGGTGGACCGCGGCGGCGAGATCGTCTCGGTGGAGATCTACGAACCCTTCGAGGACTGA
- a CDS encoding GNAT family N-acetyltransferase, translating into MSVQKNVHPAAVLRRDEDRGRAELWDTIDGAETFIGFIGYTEENIAGQQVKRLQHTIISPQHGRRGYARCLVTLLLDELIEEGWSFISECSYIDQYLHRYPEYRKHQAPVS; encoded by the coding sequence ATGAGCGTCCAGAAGAACGTCCACCCCGCAGCGGTGCTGCGTCGCGATGAAGACCGTGGCCGGGCCGAGCTCTGGGACACGATCGACGGTGCCGAGACCTTCATCGGGTTCATCGGCTACACGGAGGAGAACATCGCGGGCCAGCAGGTCAAGCGACTGCAGCACACAATCATCAGCCCGCAGCACGGCCGGCGCGGCTACGCCCGCTGCCTGGTCACCCTGCTGCTGGACGAGCTCATCGAGGAGGGCTGGTCGTTCATCTCCGAATGCTCCTACATCGACCAGTACCTGCACCGCTACCCGGAGTATCGGAAGCACCAGGCGCCGGTCAGCTGA
- a CDS encoding thymidylate synthase, translating to MSDAIPTPYEDLLADVLEHGTPKSDRTGTGTRSVFGRQIRFDLRDSFPLITTKRVHFKSVALELLWFLRGDSNVHWLQERGVRIWNEWADEDGELGPVYGVQWRSWPTPDGGSIDQIAQLVESLRSDPDSRRHLVTAWNPAEVDRMALPPCHVMFQFHVAEGRLSCQLYQRSADMFLGVPFNIASYSLLTLMLAQQAGLEPGEFIWTGGDCHIYDNHLDQVTEQLSRQPHPSPRLRITRKPETIFDYEYADFEVLDYQHHPAIKAPVAV from the coding sequence GTGAGCGACGCGATCCCCACCCCCTACGAGGACCTGCTGGCCGACGTGCTGGAACACGGCACGCCCAAGTCCGACCGCACCGGCACCGGCACGCGCAGCGTCTTCGGCCGGCAGATCCGCTTCGACCTGCGGGACTCCTTCCCGCTGATCACCACCAAGCGGGTCCACTTCAAGTCCGTGGCTCTGGAGCTGCTCTGGTTCCTGCGCGGAGACTCCAACGTGCACTGGCTGCAGGAGCGGGGTGTGCGGATCTGGAACGAGTGGGCCGACGAGGACGGTGAGCTGGGCCCGGTCTACGGCGTCCAGTGGCGCAGCTGGCCCACCCCCGACGGCGGCTCGATCGACCAGATCGCCCAGCTGGTGGAGTCCTTGCGCAGCGACCCCGACTCGCGGCGTCATCTGGTCACCGCGTGGAACCCGGCCGAGGTGGACCGCATGGCGCTGCCGCCCTGCCACGTGATGTTCCAGTTTCATGTGGCCGAGGGGCGGCTCTCCTGCCAGCTCTACCAGCGCAGTGCGGACATGTTCCTCGGTGTGCCGTTCAACATCGCCTCCTACTCGCTGCTGACGCTGATGCTCGCCCAGCAGGCCGGCCTGGAGCCCGGCGAGTTCATCTGGACCGGCGGTGACTGTCACATCTATGACAACCACCTCGACCAGGTCACCGAGCAGCTCTCCCGGCAGCCCCACCCGTCCCCGCGACTGCGCATCACCCGGAAGCCGGAGACGATCTTCGACTACGAGTACGCGGACTTCGAGGTGCTCGACTACCAGCACCACCCCGCCATCAAGGCCCCGGTGGCGGTATGA
- a CDS encoding dihydrofolate reductase produces the protein MNAPHEALGEQERTGPWVGMIWAQTRDGVIGRDGEMPWHLPEDFAHFRAQTRGRPVVMGRRTWESLPEKARPLPGRRNIVITGNSARAAEIAAAGAETTTSLDEALALAAGPDAEGRVPEKVWVLGGGRIYTETVDRELADTAVITVIDLDADGDTWAPQLPPSRWELCAADPAEGWHTAANGLRYRFETLCRRDGEISAED, from the coding sequence ATGAACGCACCGCACGAAGCGCTGGGCGAGCAGGAGCGCACCGGCCCCTGGGTGGGGATGATCTGGGCGCAGACCCGCGACGGCGTCATCGGCCGCGACGGCGAGATGCCGTGGCACCTGCCAGAGGACTTCGCCCACTTCCGTGCCCAGACCCGTGGCCGCCCGGTGGTCATGGGGCGTCGCACGTGGGAGTCCCTGCCGGAGAAGGCCCGCCCGCTGCCCGGCCGACGCAACATCGTCATCACCGGGAATTCCGCCCGCGCCGCCGAGATCGCCGCGGCAGGGGCGGAGACCACGACGTCGCTGGATGAGGCGCTGGCGCTGGCCGCCGGTCCCGACGCCGAGGGCCGGGTCCCAGAGAAGGTGTGGGTGCTCGGCGGCGGCCGCATCTACACGGAGACCGTGGACCGGGAACTGGCCGACACGGCGGTGATCACCGTGATCGACCTGGACGCCGACGGCGACACCTGGGCACCGCAGCTGCCGCCGTCGCGCTGGGAGCTCTGCGCCGCGGACCCGGCCGAGGGCTGGCACACCGCCGCCAACGGCCTGCGCTACCGTTTCGAGACCCTGTGCCGACGCGACGGCGAGATCTCCGCCGAGGACTGA
- the asd gene encoding aspartate-semialdehyde dehydrogenase codes for MASTTSPAVSALSALTGDTPSVGIVGWRGMVGSVLIQRMLDEGDFQHIAPVFFSTSNPGGPAPDLDGAQPGEDTLQDAYDIDTLAKLPIIVTAQGGDYTQAVHPKLRAAGWDGIWIDAASTLRMAEDSIITLDPINRDVIDAGLAAGVKEFVGGNCTVSCMLMGLGGLFTAGLVEWGTAMTYQAASGGGAKHMRELLHQFGDLHSAVGDELADPASAILEIDRKVLEAQRSGLDASQFGVPLAGSLIPWIDADLGDGVAKEEWKAGVETNKILGRGDSLAPGVERRGEKIPFDSLCVRVGALRSHSQALTLKLREDVPVSEIESIIAKGSSWAKVVPNEKEATMEQLTPVAATGELTIPVGRIRKLEMGPEYISAFTVGDQLLWGAAEPLRRMLLIAIGKL; via the coding sequence ATGGCTTCTACGACATCCCCTGCTGTCTCTGCCCTCTCCGCCCTCACCGGCGACACCCCGTCCGTCGGGATCGTCGGCTGGCGAGGCATGGTCGGCTCCGTGCTGATCCAGCGCATGCTCGACGAAGGGGACTTCCAGCACATCGCCCCGGTCTTCTTCTCGACCTCGAACCCCGGCGGGCCCGCCCCGGACCTCGACGGCGCCCAGCCTGGGGAGGACACTCTGCAGGACGCCTATGACATCGACACGCTGGCCAAGCTACCGATCATCGTCACCGCCCAGGGCGGGGACTACACCCAGGCCGTCCACCCGAAGCTGCGCGCGGCCGGCTGGGACGGCATCTGGATCGACGCCGCCTCCACCCTGCGGATGGCGGAGGACTCCATCATCACTCTGGACCCGATCAACCGGGACGTCATCGACGCCGGTCTGGCCGCCGGCGTCAAGGAGTTCGTCGGCGGCAACTGCACGGTCTCCTGCATGCTGATGGGCCTGGGCGGACTGTTCACCGCAGGCCTGGTCGAATGGGGCACCGCGATGACCTACCAGGCGGCCTCCGGCGGCGGTGCCAAGCACATGCGGGAGCTGCTGCACCAGTTCGGCGACCTTCACAGCGCCGTCGGCGACGAGCTCGCCGACCCGGCCTCCGCGATCCTGGAGATCGACCGCAAGGTGCTCGAGGCTCAGCGCAGCGGCCTGGACGCCTCGCAGTTCGGAGTGCCGCTGGCCGGCTCGCTCATCCCCTGGATCGACGCCGACCTCGGCGACGGCGTGGCCAAGGAGGAGTGGAAGGCCGGGGTGGAGACCAACAAGATCCTCGGCCGCGGCGACTCGCTGGCCCCCGGCGTGGAGCGCCGCGGGGAGAAGATCCCCTTCGACTCGCTGTGTGTGCGTGTGGGCGCCCTGCGCTCCCACTCCCAGGCGCTCACGCTGAAGCTGCGCGAGGACGTCCCGGTCTCCGAGATCGAGTCGATCATCGCGAAGGGCTCGAGCTGGGCGAAGGTGGTCCCCAACGAGAAGGAGGCCACCATGGAGCAGCTGACCCCGGTGGCCGCCACTGGCGAACTGACCATCCCGGTGGGCCGCATCCGCAAGCTTGAGATGGGCCCCGAGTACATCTCGGCCTTCACCGTGGGCGACCAGCTCCTCTGGGGCGCGGCCGAGCCGCTGCGCCGCATGCTGCTGATCGCCATCGGCAAGCTGTGA